In Halobacteroides halobius DSM 5150, the genomic window GGTTTTGTTCCTCGTGAAAATATAATAGGGAAAGCAACAGTTATTTTTTGGCCTTTAAATAGGATTAATTTTATTGGAGGGATTAATAATGACTATTCAGTGGTATCCAGGACATATGGCTAAAGCAATGAAAAAAGTGAAGAACCGATTAGATTTAATTGATGTAGTAATTGAATTATTAGATGCACGAATTCCTATAAGTAGTAGAAATCCAGACTTAGACCAATTGCTAGAAGATAAAAGAAGAATCATTGCTCTTAATAAGAAAGATTTAGCTAATCAGGGTTTGACAAATCAATGGCAAGAGTATTTTTCTAACCAAGGTATTTCTGTAGCAGCGATGAATTCCTTGAATGGAAAAGGGGTTAAGAAGTTATTTGCATTAGCTAATCAGCTGATGGTAGATAAACAAAAAGAGTTAGCAGCACAGGGGAGAAAAAGAAAGGATATTAGACTAATGATTGTTGGTATTCCTAATGTAGGAAAGTCCCAGCTGATTAATCAGTTAAGTCAAAAAGGTGCTACTAGAACTGGTAATAAACCAGGTGTTACTAAAGCTCAGCAGTGGATTAAATTAAAAGAAGGCTTTGAATTATTAGATACACCAGGAGTATTATGGCCTAAGTTTGAAGAACAAGAGGTAGGAGTTAAGCTAGCTATTTGTGGAGCTATTAAAGAGGGGAATTTTGATAGTGAACTTCTAGCGTATAAGTTAGTAGAAATGTTACAGGATATAGC contains:
- the ylqF gene encoding ribosome biogenesis GTPase YlqF, translated to MTIQWYPGHMAKAMKKVKNRLDLIDVVIELLDARIPISSRNPDLDQLLEDKRRIIALNKKDLANQGLTNQWQEYFSNQGISVAAMNSLNGKGVKKLFALANQLMVDKQKELAAQGRKRKDIRLMIVGIPNVGKSQLINQLSQKGATRTGNKPGVTKAQQWIKLKEGFELLDTPGVLWPKFEEQEVGVKLAICGAIKEGNFDSELLAYKLVEMLQDIAPDKLKERFKLDYLTSDTYQLVADIGRKRGCLQSGGRIDRDRVSNIILREFKEGKLGRLTLERPPKEANK